Proteins from one Nilaparvata lugens isolate BPH chromosome 10, ASM1435652v1, whole genome shotgun sequence genomic window:
- the LOC120353349 gene encoding uncharacterized protein LOC120353349, producing MEGGDCRNEFQSLGGHFLCSVLIYGRLKIFIEVMSDMHRPLTLAEIIDELESDEYQGDAVSSIFIEPPDAAGLSDEDSANEDEGGLIDNLSSRQLAANAEIVFTNDERDGYDVDSSRMTSDPAKDDSASSSTSKRKKTHRRREPNSLPSRVWTKNSVFSVPFNQTFPESDFSKYSDFSPVEIFELFFDAELFHIMFEEIKKYAAFKNIADPNITVDELKCFLGIQLLTRIMHQ from the exons ATGGAAGGGGGAGATTGTAGAAACGAGTTCCAATCACTAGGCGGCCATTTTCTTTGTTCAGTGTTGATCTATGGACGTTTGAAAATCTTCATTGAGGTTATGTCTGACATGCACAG GCCACTGACACTGGCAGAAATCATCGATGAGCTAGAGTCAGATGAATATCAAGGAGACGCAGTCAGCAGCATCTTCATTGAGCCACCAGATGCTGCTGGATTATCAGATGAGGACTCTGCAAATGAGGATGAAGGCGGGCTTATCGACAATCTTAGCAGCAGACAGCTGGCAGCTAATGCTGAGATTGTATTCACAAATGATGAGAGGGATGGATATGATGTGGACTCATCTCGCATGACCTCTGATCCTGCCAAGGATGACTCAGCATCATCATCTACTAGTAAACGAAAGAAAACACATAGAAGAAGAGAACCAAATTCTCTTCCATCTCGGGTGTGGACTAAAAACTCTGTTTTCTCTGTTCCTTTCAATCAAACTTTTCCGGAAagtgatttttcaaaatactctgaTTTTTCTCCTGTAGagatttttgaacttttttttgATGCAGAACTTTTTCATATTATGTTtgaggaaataaaaaaatatgctgCATTCAAGAATATTGCAGACCCAAATATCACCGTTGATGAACTGAAGTGTTTTCTAGGGATACAACTCCTTACCAG GATAATGCACCAGTAA